The DNA sequence GGACACCAGCCCCCAGCTCGACCTCGGCATCGACTCGCTCGCCTGGGTCACGCTGACGCTGGAGCTGCAGGAGCGCTTCGGCATCCGGCTGACCGAGGAGGCGATCGGCCGCATCCTGACCCTGCGCGACCTGCTGGTCGAGGCGGGAAGGGCGCCGACCGAGGCGCCGTCGCCGCAGGCCGCGGCGGGCGAGCCCGAATGGCTGCGCCCGGTCGGCCCGCTGATGGCGGCGCTGGGCGTCGTCGTGCTCGGCCTGACCTGGGTGGCGATGCGGCTGCTGTTCCGGCTGCGGGTGGAGGGGGCGGACAACCTGCCCAAGGGCGGGCCCTATGTGATCGCGCCCAACCACGTCAGCTACATCGACCCGCCGGCGGTCGCCGCCGCGATCCCGTTCGGGCGGCTGAAGCGCACCTATTGGGCCGGCTGGACCGGCAAGATGTTCGCCGGGACGTTCAGCCGGCTGATGAGCCGGGCGACGCGGGTGTTCCCGGTCGATCCCGACCGCGGACCGGCCGGCAGCCTGGAGCACGGCCGCGCGGTGCTGGCCCGCGGGCTGGCGCTGGTCTGGTTCCCGGAGGGGCGCCGGTCGCCGGCGGGCGACATCCGGCGGTTCCTGCCCGGCGTCGGCATGCTGCTGCGCGAGACCGGCGCGCCGGCGGTGCCGGTGCTGATCCTGGGCGCGTTCGAGGCCTGGCCGCGCGACCGGCGCTGGCCGCGCTTTCGCCGGATCACGGTGCGGTTCGGCGCGCCGATCCCGGTCGACCGGCTGCTGGCCGACGGCAGCGGCGCGGACCCGGCCGAGCGGATCGCCGACGCCCTGCGCCACGCCGTGGCCGCGCTGGCCGGGCCGGACGCGACGCGGATGCTGGGGCCGGACCCCGCCGACGGCCGGGACTGAGACCGGAGCGTCCGGCGGCCCGGCGGACGCGGCGGGCGCGCGCCTCTACCTGTCGGAGCCGATCGGCCCGCCCCCGACCGGACGACGATCCGGCCGGCCGGCTGCGGCCGGTTGCGGCGCCCGCCCGCCGCGCAGCGCGACGACGTTGCCGGCGATCACCAGGGCGACGCCGACGCCGGCGAGCCAGGTCCAGCGATAGTCCTCCAGCATGGCGGAGACGGCCAGGGCGATCACCGGGATCAGCACCGTGGCATAGGCGGCGCGGGCCGCGCCGATGCGGCCGAGCAGGGTGAGATAGGCGCCGAAGCCGACGATGTTGCCGAACACGACCAGATAGGCCAGCGCCCACAGATAGGACGGCCGCAGGTCGAGCGCGGGGCCGGAGCCGATGGCGGCCGCGTAAAGCGCGGTCAGCATCGCGCCGTAGGTCATGGCATAGGCGTTCGCCGTCATCACCGGCACGCCGGCGGTCTGGCTGCGCGACGACAGCACGTTGCCCAGCGAGAAACAGAAGGTGGCGGCGAGGGCCAGACCCAGGCCGATCAGGCTGTCGCCGCCGACCGTGCGCAGCTCGGGCAGGAACACCAGCGCCAGGCCGCCCAGGCCCAGCGCGGCCGCGGCCAGGGTGGCGGGACGGATCGGCTGGCGCAGGAACAACGCGCCGTTGATCGCGTTGAACACGGTGGCGGTTGCGAACACCACCGCGAGCAGACCGGAGGCGATGAAATGGGCGGCCCAGTAGAACATCAGGTAGTTGCCGCAGAAGATGAAGGCGGCGAGCAGCGCGAGCGCGGCGTGGCGGCGCCAGGGCAGCCGGGCGGTCGGCCCGCCGGCCCGGCCGGCACGCCACGCGATCCAGGCCAGCAGCAGCAGTCCGGCCGCGCCGAAGCGGTAGACCAGCGAC is a window from the Alphaproteobacteria bacterium genome containing:
- a CDS encoding DMT family transporter; its protein translation is MLNAVLYAATILSWGLTWYAVKLQIGVVPPEWSLVYRFGAAGLLLLAWIAWRAGRAGGPTARLPWRRHAALALLAAFIFCGNYLMFYWAAHFIASGLLAVVFATATVFNAINGALFLRQPIRPATLAAAALGLGGLALVFLPELRTVGGDSLIGLGLALAATFCFSLGNVLSSRSQTAGVPVMTANAYAMTYGAMLTALYAAAIGSGPALDLRPSYLWALAYLVVFGNIVGFGAYLTLLGRIGAARAAYATVLIPVIALAVSAMLEDYRWTWLAGVGVALVIAGNVVALRGGRAPQPAAAGRPDRRPVGGGPIGSDR